A stretch of Shewanella dokdonensis DNA encodes these proteins:
- a CDS encoding putative bifunctional diguanylate cyclase/phosphodiesterase: protein MMDWTQKLAQLQVDAALQPQLKIWQKQPHETPLALFRNATIIAANQAALDYFACLRTEILNAALYDFAPRLQLNGQSSIEQARRLFEAAADKPQMQEWLHLNRNGKELPTRLYLYPVKLNDDVLVLARFQHLDRRSQPRQRRTDEFAAIPRGVLSGILEESAEAVAITDEHNLILAANKALCRLSGYSTAQLLGKSLEVLEVTDDIHQQECSAALKERDFWQGEMFKQKADGSQFSAWQSSRRIIADGKPYLVTIFSDISDRKRLESRLTEQAMYDVLTGLPNRRHMKKLLNEALEFNHKHADNGRLGALMFLDLNGFKHVNDCFGHSMGDRILQLVAARLEAGCIEMADIARMGGDEFTLILTECESRKEIRWFADQIVKLFDTPFELEGQKFYLGTSIGISLFDGEQINSSQLLSQADTAMYCAKRSADHIMFYDKSMSDAAEHRLKLLGDLRHAMSLGQFSIYYQPIVQLKDNHLLGAEALLRWQKTPHELLEAADFVPLLEETGLIVSVGNWVLEQACYQAAMWRKHDHPDFTISVNVSPMQLEHLDFISQVKKALKSAGLPADALALEITESALLHYPQQARQTLEKLHNLGLKVTIDDFGTGFSSLSRLGNMPIDGLKIDREFVCQLDNSRGRKLCHAIVQLSQALELSYVVEGIETEQQKAILLNMGKARLRASSLVTRYTHNSLHSRIFNSTLLASQIAKDRKLPASGISCIAPLQSNVLAALTHQISLWCAHIRKALASECRDLGGISQC from the coding sequence ATGATGGATTGGACACAAAAATTGGCGCAATTGCAGGTGGATGCCGCATTGCAACCGCAGTTGAAGATCTGGCAGAAGCAACCGCATGAGACTCCGCTGGCGCTATTCCGTAATGCCACCATCATTGCCGCCAATCAGGCTGCGCTAGACTACTTTGCTTGTTTACGTACCGAAATCCTGAATGCTGCATTATATGATTTTGCCCCTCGGCTGCAACTCAATGGTCAGAGCAGCATTGAGCAGGCACGGCGTTTATTTGAAGCCGCTGCCGACAAACCTCAAATGCAGGAATGGCTACACCTAAATCGCAACGGTAAAGAACTGCCCACCCGCCTTTATCTGTATCCCGTTAAATTAAATGACGATGTCTTAGTGCTGGCACGGTTTCAACACTTGGATCGCCGCAGCCAACCGCGACAACGTCGTACTGATGAGTTTGCAGCAATTCCACGCGGGGTTCTGTCCGGTATTCTAGAAGAGAGTGCCGAAGCCGTTGCCATCACCGATGAGCACAATCTCATCCTAGCTGCCAATAAAGCCTTGTGTCGGCTGTCAGGATACAGCACGGCGCAACTGCTGGGTAAGTCGCTGGAGGTGCTGGAAGTCACAGACGATATTCACCAGCAAGAATGCAGTGCCGCCCTGAAGGAACGCGACTTTTGGCAGGGGGAAATGTTCAAGCAAAAAGCCGATGGCAGCCAATTTTCGGCTTGGCAAAGCAGCCGCCGTATCATCGCCGATGGCAAACCCTATTTGGTGACGATTTTCAGTGATATCAGCGACCGTAAGCGCTTGGAAAGCCGCCTCACCGAACAGGCAATGTATGATGTCCTTACCGGCCTGCCCAATCGTCGTCATATGAAAAAGCTGCTGAATGAAGCGCTGGAATTTAACCATAAACACGCCGATAACGGGCGCTTAGGCGCACTGATGTTTCTGGATCTCAACGGCTTCAAACACGTCAATGACTGTTTTGGTCATTCGATGGGAGACCGGATTCTGCAACTGGTTGCGGCAAGACTCGAAGCAGGTTGCATTGAAATGGCCGACATCGCCCGTATGGGTGGTGATGAATTCACGCTAATTCTGACCGAATGCGAGAGCCGCAAAGAGATCCGTTGGTTCGCCGATCAGATAGTCAAACTGTTCGACACGCCGTTTGAGCTGGAAGGCCAGAAATTTTACCTCGGCACCAGCATAGGGATCAGCCTGTTTGATGGCGAACAGATCAACTCGTCACAGCTACTGAGCCAAGCGGATACTGCCATGTACTGCGCCAAACGCAGCGCTGACCACATCATGTTTTATGATAAGAGCATGAGCGACGCAGCCGAACATCGGCTAAAACTGCTGGGCGATTTGCGCCACGCCATGAGCTTGGGGCAGTTCAGCATCTACTATCAGCCCATTGTGCAGTTGAAAGATAACCACTTACTGGGCGCGGAAGCGCTATTACGCTGGCAAAAAACACCGCATGAGTTACTGGAAGCCGCTGATTTCGTACCATTGTTGGAAGAAACCGGGTTGATTGTCAGTGTGGGCAACTGGGTGCTGGAACAAGCCTGTTATCAGGCGGCCATGTGGCGCAAACATGATCATCCTGACTTCACTATTTCAGTGAATGTATCCCCCATGCAACTAGAGCATCTTGATTTTATCAGCCAGGTTAAAAAGGCGCTGAAAAGTGCCGGATTACCTGCTGACGCGCTAGCGCTGGAAATCACGGAATCCGCCCTGTTGCATTATCCCCAACAAGCGCGACAGACATTAGAAAAACTCCACAATTTGGGACTAAAAGTCACCATAGACGATTTCGGTACAGGTTTCTCGTCACTGAGCCGGTTGGGTAATATGCCAATCGATGGCTTGAAGATTGACCGGGAATTTGTTTGCCAACTGGATAACTCCCGTGGCCGCAAGTTATGCCATGCCATCGTTCAGTTAAGCCAAGCGCTAGAATTATCTTATGTGGTGGAAGGGATAGAAACCGAACAGCAAAAAGCAATATTGTTGAATATGGGGAAGGCCAGGCTCAGGGCTTCTTCTTTGGTTACCCGCTACACCCACAACAGTTTGCACTCGCGCATTTTCAACAGCACGTTGCTCGCTAGTCAGATAGCAAAAGACAGAAAGCTGCCAGCTTCAGGAATTTCCTGCATAGCTCCCCTGCAAAGCAATGTGCTGGCAGCCCTGACACACCAGATCTCGTTGTGGTGCGCGCACATTAGAAAAGCGTTAGCGTCTGAATGCCGTGATCTGGGCGGAATTTCACAATGTTAA